The following are encoded in a window of Geobacter metallireducens GS-15 genomic DNA:
- a CDS encoding 1-deoxy-D-xylulose-5-phosphate reductoisomerase, translating to MKKLTILGSTGSIGTSTLEIVAAHPDRFQVIALTAGSNLELLKQQVEVFRPRLVSVLTADLARQLDRMLSDPKPEIHHGIPGLIAAATAGEADVVVAAIVGAAGLVPTAAAIKAGKDVALANKETLVTAGRIMMDLVRENGVRLYPVDSEHSAVFQSLEGQSGKDVKRIILTASGGPFLNLPLDRLSRVSVADALNHPNWSMGQKITIDSATMMNKGLEVIEARWLFDTPAERIAVNIHPQSIIHSMVEYVDGCVMAQLGVPDMKAPIAYALTYPERIPTGVKPLDLTALSGLTFLAPDYQRFPALKLAYDALAAGESMPAVMNAANEVAVEAFLKGKIGFTGIATSIARTMDAHEPHTLATIEDVLSSDLWAREKSRELIGLS from the coding sequence ATGAAAAAACTCACCATTCTTGGCTCAACCGGTTCCATCGGGACCAGCACTCTGGAGATCGTCGCAGCGCACCCGGACCGATTCCAGGTGATTGCCCTCACGGCGGGGAGTAACCTGGAGCTTCTCAAACAACAGGTTGAAGTGTTTCGGCCCAGGCTTGTCAGCGTTCTGACCGCTGACCTGGCCCGACAGTTGGACCGGATGCTCTCGGATCCGAAACCGGAAATCCATCATGGGATTCCCGGTCTTATCGCCGCTGCCACTGCCGGTGAGGCCGATGTCGTGGTTGCCGCTATTGTTGGGGCTGCCGGCCTCGTGCCGACCGCCGCCGCAATCAAGGCCGGCAAGGACGTCGCCTTGGCAAATAAGGAGACCCTTGTCACCGCCGGCCGGATCATGATGGACCTCGTCAGGGAAAACGGGGTCAGGCTCTATCCTGTCGACAGCGAGCACTCGGCGGTCTTTCAGTCCCTGGAGGGGCAGAGCGGAAAGGATGTGAAGCGGATTATTCTGACCGCATCGGGGGGACCATTTCTGAATCTTCCCCTTGACCGCCTTTCACGGGTTTCGGTCGCCGATGCCCTCAATCACCCCAACTGGAGCATGGGGCAAAAGATAACCATCGACTCGGCCACCATGATGAACAAGGGATTGGAGGTGATCGAGGCCCGCTGGCTTTTTGACACGCCGGCGGAGCGGATTGCCGTGAATATTCACCCCCAGAGCATCATTCACTCCATGGTTGAGTATGTGGACGGCTGTGTTATGGCCCAGTTGGGGGTTCCCGACATGAAGGCCCCCATTGCCTATGCCTTGACCTATCCGGAACGGATTCCTACGGGGGTGAAGCCCCTTGACCTGACCGCGTTGTCCGGACTCACCTTCCTGGCTCCCGACTATCAGCGCTTCCCCGCCTTGAAACTGGCCTACGATGCCCTTGCCGCTGGAGAAAGCATGCCGGCGGTCATGAACGCCGCCAACGAGGTGGCTGTCGAGGCCTTCCTCAAGGGGAAAATCGGGTTTACCGGTATCGCCACTTCTATCGCTCGAACCATGGATGCACACGAGCCCCATACCCTTGCCACCATCGAGGATGTCCTTTCCTCTGACCTCTGGGCGAGGGAGAAGAGCAGGGAGCTCATAGGGTTGTCCTGA
- the rseP gene encoding RIP metalloprotease RseP, with the protein MTSIVSAIIVLGILIFVHEFGHFLFAKLFGVGVEKFSLGFGPKLIGKKMGETEYLISAFPLGGYVKMVGEGGGDELSDEEKARSFGEKSPLRRIGIVVAGPGFNLIFAWFVFIAVFMVGVPSATTKIGEVVKDKPAAKAGIVAGDRITAVNGKKVDRWEEMATEIAASKGPSLLVEIKRGGETKAFQLKPEMRTGKNLLGETVTSPVIGVVAAGETVIDRYPPGEAFSRGSVQTWNVIELTVLSLVRIIERAIPLDTIGGPIMIAKMAGQQAEAGGVSFLAFMALLSVNLGVLNLLPIPILDGGHLFFYLWELIFRRPVSMRAREIAQQVGLALLIGLMVLAFYNDIARYLVGNG; encoded by the coding sequence ATGACCAGTATCGTTTCGGCAATTATTGTTCTCGGCATACTCATCTTTGTTCACGAGTTTGGGCACTTCCTCTTTGCCAAGCTCTTTGGCGTCGGGGTCGAAAAGTTTTCCCTCGGCTTCGGGCCGAAGCTTATCGGCAAGAAGATGGGTGAAACCGAGTACCTCATTTCCGCGTTCCCCTTGGGGGGATACGTAAAAATGGTGGGCGAGGGTGGGGGGGATGAACTCTCTGATGAGGAAAAGGCGCGTTCTTTTGGAGAAAAATCGCCCCTCAGACGTATTGGGATTGTGGTGGCGGGTCCCGGGTTCAACCTGATTTTTGCCTGGTTCGTATTCATTGCAGTATTCATGGTAGGGGTCCCCTCCGCGACCACTAAAATCGGCGAAGTGGTCAAGGACAAGCCGGCGGCCAAGGCTGGTATCGTTGCGGGCGACAGAATCACTGCTGTGAACGGCAAGAAGGTTGATCGCTGGGAGGAAATGGCCACAGAGATCGCAGCTTCGAAAGGACCATCCCTCCTTGTTGAAATCAAGCGCGGCGGGGAAACGAAGGCTTTCCAGCTTAAGCCCGAGATGAGAACCGGCAAGAATCTCCTCGGCGAAACCGTGACCTCACCCGTAATAGGTGTAGTTGCCGCGGGAGAGACGGTTATCGACCGCTATCCTCCCGGAGAAGCCTTCTCCCGTGGGAGTGTCCAGACCTGGAACGTCATCGAACTGACGGTCCTCTCGCTGGTGAGGATCATCGAGCGGGCCATTCCCCTGGACACTATCGGCGGGCCGATTATGATCGCCAAGATGGCCGGCCAGCAGGCTGAGGCTGGAGGGGTTAGTTTTCTTGCCTTCATGGCGCTCCTCTCGGTCAACCTGGGGGTGCTCAATCTTCTTCCCATCCCGATTCTCGATGGTGGTCACCTCTTTTTCTACCTTTGGGAGTTGATCTTCCGGAGACCGGTAAGTATGAGGGCCCGGGAAATTGCCCAGCAGGTGGGGCTTGCGCTTCTCATCGGGCTCATGGTGCTTGCCTTCTACAACGACATTGCCCGCTACCTCGTGGGGAACGGGTAG
- the tsaB gene encoding tRNA (adenosine(37)-N6)-threonylcarbamoyltransferase complex dimerization subunit type 1 TsaB, with protein MKLLTVDTSTSTCSVALTIGGSLVAESLLDSERTLSERLLASIDTILRDAGLLLADLDGFGVALGPGSFTGVRIGVSTVKGLALATGKPVAGFSSLAMLALNLPVNSLPVCTLFDARKKEVYAGLYRCGSLPEPLHADCVMAPERFLDLVDGPALFVGNGALRYHELIVETLGDRAVFAPAHCHQPRAAAGAVLALEAFRSGALTLLPFLNPTYIRPSEAELSRMMRETL; from the coding sequence GTGAAGCTCCTTACTGTCGACACCTCTACCTCTACCTGCAGCGTGGCCCTTACCATTGGCGGGAGCCTCGTGGCCGAGTCCCTGCTCGACAGCGAGCGTACCCTTTCCGAGAGGCTCCTTGCATCGATCGACACGATACTGCGCGATGCCGGACTCCTTCTTGCCGATCTGGATGGCTTCGGGGTTGCCTTGGGGCCAGGTTCCTTCACGGGAGTCCGCATCGGGGTGTCAACCGTCAAGGGGCTAGCTTTGGCAACGGGAAAACCGGTTGCCGGTTTTTCTTCTCTCGCCATGCTTGCACTTAACCTCCCGGTCAACTCACTTCCTGTCTGCACCCTTTTTGATGCGCGGAAAAAGGAAGTCTACGCAGGGCTCTACCGTTGCGGCTCACTTCCCGAACCACTCCATGCCGACTGTGTCATGGCTCCGGAACGCTTCCTGGATCTGGTCGACGGTCCGGCTCTTTTTGTCGGCAATGGGGCGCTCCGGTACCACGAACTTATCGTGGAGACCCTTGGCGACCGTGCCGTCTTTGCGCCGGCCCACTGCCATCAGCCTCGGGCGGCGGCTGGTGCGGTTCTTGCTCTCGAGGCGTTCCGTTCTGGCGCTCTTACACTACTGCCTTTCCTGAACCCCACCTATATCCGTCCATCCGAGGCCGAACTGTCAAGAATGATGCGGGAAACGCTATAA
- the ilvD gene encoding dihydroxy-acid dehydratase, which yields MRSDTIKQGIERTPHRALIKGTGVPQSEMAKPFIGVATSFTDLIPGHVGMRDLERFIEKGIHSGGGYAFFFGIPGVCDGIAMGHKGMHYSLPTRELIADMVESVAEAHRLDGLVLLTNCDKITPGMLMAAARLDIPTIVVTAGPMMAGRGVEGRRFSFVTDTFEAMARYKAGVIDAKELQVCEDNACPGMGSCQGLFTANTMAILTETLGMSLPRCGTALAVSALKRRIAFASGEKIVDLVRNGVTPRQILTRAAFENAIRVDLALGGSSNTVLHLLAIAREAGVDLPLETFDILSKETPQIASMNPAGEYFMEDLDAAGGVVGVLKQLGGTIKDSPTVLGLTTRELASTVESVDERVIRPVSDPVKKEGGIAVLFGNLAPKGAVVKQSGVSAPMMQFEGTARCFDSEELAMAALMGGKITSGDVVVIRYEGPKGGPGMREMLAPTATLMGLGLGDSVALVTDGRFSGGTRGPCIGHISPEAAEGGPIALVEEGDRIRLDIPNRKLELLVDESILAERRSRWVAPEPKIKTGWLARYAKVVTSAYTGAVTTAE from the coding sequence ATGCGCAGTGACACCATAAAGCAGGGGATCGAACGGACTCCGCACCGAGCCCTCATCAAGGGAACCGGGGTTCCCCAAAGCGAAATGGCAAAACCCTTCATCGGCGTTGCCACCAGCTTCACTGACCTTATCCCTGGTCACGTAGGAATGCGTGACCTGGAGCGATTTATTGAGAAGGGAATCCACAGCGGCGGCGGTTACGCCTTTTTCTTCGGCATTCCCGGTGTCTGTGACGGAATCGCCATGGGGCACAAGGGGATGCACTACTCTCTCCCGACCCGCGAACTGATTGCCGATATGGTTGAGTCGGTGGCCGAAGCCCATCGCCTCGATGGCCTCGTGCTGCTCACCAACTGCGATAAGATCACCCCTGGTATGCTTATGGCGGCTGCTCGGCTTGATATCCCCACCATCGTGGTAACCGCCGGCCCCATGATGGCCGGCCGCGGTGTTGAAGGGCGCCGCTTTTCCTTCGTGACCGATACTTTTGAGGCCATGGCACGCTACAAGGCCGGTGTCATCGATGCGAAGGAGCTTCAGGTCTGCGAGGACAACGCCTGTCCCGGTATGGGGTCGTGCCAGGGGCTCTTTACCGCCAATACCATGGCTATTCTCACCGAAACCCTCGGCATGAGTCTCCCTCGTTGTGGGACGGCCCTGGCGGTTTCCGCCCTCAAGCGTCGCATAGCATTCGCCTCGGGTGAGAAGATCGTGGACCTGGTCCGCAATGGGGTTACCCCGCGCCAGATCCTGACACGTGCTGCATTTGAAAACGCCATCCGGGTGGATCTCGCCCTCGGCGGTTCCTCTAATACGGTCCTCCACCTCCTGGCCATTGCCCGGGAGGCAGGGGTTGATCTCCCTCTCGAAACCTTCGATATCCTTTCCAAGGAGACGCCGCAGATTGCCTCCATGAATCCCGCTGGAGAGTATTTCATGGAGGATCTCGACGCGGCCGGCGGTGTTGTCGGGGTGTTGAAACAACTCGGTGGCACCATTAAGGACAGCCCGACCGTCTTGGGGCTTACCACCCGCGAGTTGGCCTCCACGGTGGAATCGGTGGATGAGCGGGTGATCCGTCCCGTTTCCGACCCGGTCAAGAAAGAAGGGGGAATCGCTGTCCTCTTCGGTAATCTCGCACCCAAAGGTGCCGTGGTGAAGCAGTCGGGGGTGTCTGCTCCCATGATGCAGTTCGAGGGGACTGCCCGCTGTTTCGACTCGGAGGAACTCGCCATGGCCGCCCTCATGGGGGGGAAGATCACGTCTGGCGACGTGGTGGTCATTCGTTACGAAGGGCCCAAGGGTGGTCCGGGGATGCGGGAGATGCTCGCACCGACCGCAACCCTCATGGGACTCGGCCTCGGCGATTCCGTTGCCCTTGTTACCGACGGCCGTTTTTCCGGCGGCACCCGTGGCCCCTGTATCGGCCACATATCCCCGGAGGCGGCAGAAGGGGGCCCCATCGCCCTGGTTGAAGAGGGGGACAGGATCCGTCTCGATATTCCCAACCGGAAGCTGGAGCTCCTTGTGGATGAGTCGATCCTCGCGGAACGCCGCAGCCGCTGGGTAGCCCCTGAGCCCAAGATCAAGACCGGATGGCTTGCCCGCTATGCCAAGGTGGTTACTTCGGCATACACCGGCGCGGTTACCACAGCCGAATAG
- the ilvB gene encoding biosynthetic-type acetolactate synthase large subunit, whose protein sequence is MKMTGARILLECLKREGVDTVFGYPGGTVINLYDELFSFKDIRHILPRHEQAGVHAADGFARATGRVGVAIATSGPGATNTVTGIATAYMDSIPLVVITGQVPTALIGNDAFQEVDIIGITRPCTKHNFLVKDVKDIATIIKKAFYIARTGRPGPVLVDLPKDVQIATAEFEYPEAIELRSYKPTVEGHPKQIEKAVSMLLAAKKPVMYVGGGAISGDAAGELTALATRLHIPVTTTLMGLGSFPEDNPLSLKLLGMHGTYFANMAVTNCDLLVAVGARFDDRVTGKIATFAPHAKIIHMDVDPTSIRKNVRVDLPIVGQVKEVLGRMLKSLDESGDKVAAFHTAIEPWLAEIEGWKQKHPITYKQASTVIKPQFVIQKLRELSDPDAIVATDVGQHQMWTAQFFGFREPRTLLSSGGLGTMGFGLPAAMGAQAAFPNRQVIAVCGDGGFQMNLQEVATLVQNRLPVKIVILNNNFLGMVRQWQELFFDKRYSQTCMELPIDFIKLAEAFGAKGFQATKSDEVEATIKKAFETPGPVIMEFKIAREEKVLPMVPAGASLNEMVLNA, encoded by the coding sequence ATGAAAATGACAGGTGCACGAATCCTCCTTGAATGTCTCAAGCGTGAAGGAGTTGATACTGTTTTCGGTTACCCCGGGGGCACGGTGATCAATCTCTACGACGAGCTTTTCAGCTTCAAGGATATCCGCCATATTCTGCCCCGCCACGAACAGGCAGGTGTCCATGCGGCTGATGGATTTGCCCGTGCCACCGGCAGGGTCGGTGTCGCCATCGCCACCTCCGGCCCCGGTGCCACCAATACGGTTACCGGTATCGCGACCGCCTACATGGACTCCATCCCCCTTGTGGTGATAACCGGCCAGGTGCCCACGGCCCTCATTGGCAATGATGCCTTCCAGGAGGTGGACATCATCGGCATTACCCGCCCCTGCACCAAGCACAACTTTCTCGTGAAAGACGTGAAGGATATCGCCACGATCATCAAGAAAGCCTTTTACATTGCCCGCACCGGGCGTCCCGGGCCGGTTCTCGTGGACCTGCCGAAGGATGTGCAGATCGCCACGGCCGAGTTTGAGTATCCCGAAGCCATTGAGCTTCGCAGCTACAAACCGACCGTGGAGGGTCACCCGAAGCAGATCGAGAAGGCCGTGTCCATGCTCCTGGCGGCTAAGAAGCCGGTCATGTACGTGGGAGGGGGCGCCATTTCCGGTGATGCCGCCGGTGAACTCACTGCCCTAGCCACCAGACTCCACATCCCGGTCACCACAACCCTCATGGGACTCGGTTCCTTCCCCGAGGACAATCCCCTCTCTCTCAAGCTTCTCGGGATGCATGGCACCTATTTCGCCAATATGGCGGTGACCAACTGCGACCTGCTGGTTGCCGTGGGGGCGCGCTTCGACGACCGGGTGACCGGAAAGATCGCCACCTTCGCTCCCCATGCAAAGATCATCCATATGGACGTGGACCCGACATCCATTCGGAAGAACGTCCGGGTTGACCTTCCGATTGTTGGTCAGGTCAAGGAAGTCCTTGGTCGCATGCTCAAGTCCCTTGATGAGAGCGGTGACAAGGTAGCCGCGTTCCATACGGCGATCGAACCGTGGCTTGCGGAAATCGAGGGGTGGAAGCAGAAGCATCCAATAACCTACAAGCAGGCATCCACGGTGATCAAACCCCAGTTCGTGATCCAGAAACTTCGTGAGCTTTCTGATCCCGACGCCATTGTGGCCACCGACGTGGGGCAGCACCAGATGTGGACTGCCCAGTTCTTCGGGTTCCGTGAGCCCCGTACGCTCCTGTCGTCCGGCGGGCTCGGAACCATGGGATTCGGATTGCCAGCGGCCATGGGGGCCCAGGCAGCCTTCCCGAACCGGCAGGTCATCGCGGTTTGCGGCGACGGCGGTTTCCAGATGAACCTCCAGGAGGTGGCAACGCTGGTCCAGAATCGGCTTCCCGTGAAGATCGTCATACTCAACAATAACTTCCTCGGCATGGTGCGCCAGTGGCAGGAACTCTTCTTCGATAAGCGCTATTCACAGACCTGCATGGAGCTTCCCATTGATTTCATCAAGCTTGCCGAGGCGTTCGGGGCTAAGGGGTTCCAGGCGACAAAATCCGACGAGGTGGAAGCTACCATCAAGAAGGCCTTCGAGACGCCAGGACCGGTTATCATGGAATTCAAGATCGCCCGGGAGGAGAAGGTTCTCCCCATGGTTCCTGCCGGGGCGTCGCTCAATGAAATGGTGCTCAATGCCTGA
- the ilvN gene encoding acetolactate synthase small subunit, which produces MRHTITVLVENEFGVLSRVAGLFSGRGFNIDSLSVAPTNDETISRMTIVTRGDDQILEQISKQLNKLIDVIKVIDFTDGEVVEREMALIKVTAEDSARAEVLRIADIFRAKIIDVTPKSFTIEATGAPAKIDAILELLRPLGLKELVRTGPVAIGRGAKALKG; this is translated from the coding sequence ATGAGACATACAATCACCGTTCTGGTGGAAAACGAATTTGGTGTGTTATCCCGCGTTGCCGGCCTTTTTTCCGGCCGCGGCTTCAATATCGACTCTCTCTCGGTGGCTCCCACGAACGATGAGACCATCTCACGGATGACTATTGTGACCCGCGGGGACGATCAGATTCTTGAGCAGATATCCAAGCAACTCAATAAGCTCATCGACGTCATCAAGGTAATCGACTTTACCGATGGCGAGGTGGTCGAGCGGGAGATGGCGCTCATCAAGGTTACCGCCGAGGATTCCGCACGGGCTGAAGTCCTCAGGATTGCCGATATCTTCCGGGCGAAGATCATAGACGTAACCCCCAAATCGTTTACCATTGAGGCGACTGGGGCCCCGGCAAAAATCGACGCCATTCTGGAACTCCTCCGCCCCCTGGGGCTCAAGGAGTTGGTTAGGACCGGGCCGGTTGCCATAGGCCGCGGTGCCAAGGCGTTGAAGGGTTAG
- the ilvC gene encoding ketol-acid reductoisomerase — translation MKIYYDKDCNMGVLKGKKVAIIGYGSQGHAHANNLKDSGIDVVVGLRADSASVKKATEAGLTVLPTSEAVKIADVVMILLPDETQGDIYREEIGPFLKQGAYLAFSHGFNIHFGQIVPRPDVNVIMIAPKGPGHLVRHEYTKGGGVPSLIAIHHDPAGNSRDVALAYASANGGGRAGIIETSFKEETETDLFGEQAVLCGGISALIQAGFETLVEAGYAPEMAYFECLHETKLIVDLIYEGGIANMRYSISNTAEYGDLTRGPRVVTDETKKEMKRILDEIQTGQFAKEWMLENKANKPVFTALRRKGAEHQIEEVGARLRSMMSWIGASKIVDKAKN, via the coding sequence ATGAAGATTTACTATGACAAAGACTGCAATATGGGCGTACTCAAAGGGAAAAAGGTTGCCATCATCGGCTACGGCTCCCAGGGACATGCCCATGCTAATAATCTGAAGGATTCGGGCATCGATGTTGTGGTAGGGCTCCGTGCGGATTCCGCTTCGGTCAAGAAGGCCACCGAGGCCGGCCTGACCGTGCTCCCCACTTCTGAAGCGGTTAAGATCGCCGATGTGGTGATGATTCTCCTCCCTGATGAAACCCAGGGGGATATCTACCGGGAGGAGATCGGCCCGTTCCTCAAACAGGGTGCCTATCTCGCCTTCAGCCATGGTTTCAATATCCACTTTGGCCAGATCGTGCCGCGGCCCGATGTGAACGTCATTATGATCGCTCCCAAGGGTCCGGGCCACCTGGTTCGCCATGAGTATACAAAGGGGGGCGGCGTGCCGAGCCTCATCGCCATCCACCACGACCCTGCCGGCAATTCCCGCGACGTGGCCCTTGCCTATGCCTCGGCCAACGGTGGTGGTCGCGCCGGCATCATTGAGACCTCGTTCAAGGAAGAGACCGAGACCGACCTCTTCGGTGAGCAGGCTGTGCTGTGCGGCGGTATCTCTGCCCTGATCCAGGCTGGTTTCGAGACCCTGGTCGAAGCAGGCTATGCGCCGGAGATGGCCTACTTCGAGTGTCTTCACGAGACGAAGCTCATCGTTGACCTGATCTACGAAGGCGGCATCGCCAACATGCGCTACTCCATCTCCAATACTGCCGAGTATGGTGACCTCACCCGCGGGCCGCGGGTCGTTACCGACGAAACCAAGAAGGAGATGAAGAGGATTCTTGATGAGATCCAGACCGGCCAGTTCGCCAAGGAGTGGATGCTCGAGAACAAAGCCAATAAGCCGGTATTCACCGCCCTGCGCCGTAAGGGGGCCGAGCACCAGATCGAGGAAGTCGGCGCTCGTCTCCGTTCCATGATGTCCTGGATCGGTGCTTCCAAGATCGTCGATAAAGCGAAGAACTAA
- a CDS encoding phosphatidylserine decarboxylase family protein yields MRNSNTPIAAEGYPFIAGAVLIAVVLAVLGSKIPAFFFLAVFFGALTLFIVFFFRNPERTTPADENAVIAPADGVVIYLGPSREEHLGEEMTKISIFMSVFNVHVNRVPITGKVLDTFYIKGKFLDVRDDRATFENEQAGLIIETAKGMKMIVVQVAGLIARRIVCYAAKGDQLVRGKRYGLIRFGSRLDVYLPSETAVRVRMGDKTVAGETILGLLP; encoded by the coding sequence ATGCGCAACTCAAATACTCCCATAGCTGCGGAGGGATACCCCTTTATCGCCGGTGCCGTGCTCATTGCCGTAGTGCTGGCCGTCCTCGGCTCAAAAATTCCCGCATTCTTCTTTCTGGCGGTGTTTTTCGGAGCGTTGACCCTTTTTATCGTTTTTTTCTTTCGTAATCCCGAGCGCACCACCCCGGCGGATGAAAACGCGGTGATTGCTCCGGCTGACGGCGTGGTCATCTACCTGGGGCCTTCCCGCGAAGAGCACTTGGGCGAGGAGATGACCAAGATCAGCATCTTCATGTCGGTCTTCAATGTTCATGTGAACAGGGTGCCGATAACCGGCAAAGTGCTGGACACCTTTTACATCAAGGGGAAGTTCCTTGATGTTCGCGACGACCGGGCAACGTTCGAGAACGAACAGGCGGGGCTTATCATTGAAACTGCCAAGGGAATGAAGATGATTGTTGTTCAGGTGGCAGGCCTCATCGCACGCCGCATTGTCTGTTACGCTGCCAAGGGAGATCAACTCGTGCGCGGAAAACGTTACGGTTTGATCCGCTTCGGTTCCCGCCTCGATGTGTATCTCCCGAGTGAAACTGCAGTACGCGTCAGGATGGGCGACAAGACCGTTGCCGGCGAAACTATCCTGGGGTTACTGCCATGA
- the pssA gene encoding CDP-diacylglycerol--serine O-phosphatidyltransferase yields the protein MNGEKIDMSESMRKGIYILPNLFTTGSLFAGFYGMVATMNGDFKTAALWILVSSIFDGLDGKVARLTGTSSKFGVEYDSLADVVSFCVAPALLTYKWALQPFGRLGWLAAFLFVACGALRLARFNVQVNTVESKRFVGLPTPAAASMVSAMVLLFYHFGWPSSYKKLAILVLIYLLAFLMVSNFRYYSFKDPELIKRQPFAFLVLAVLLLVVIAAEPVVMLFLIFICYTFSGIVGFLMTWPRRRRLEKAIHNKHTKEEP from the coding sequence ATGAATGGTGAAAAGATTGACATGAGCGAGAGCATGCGGAAGGGGATTTACATCCTTCCGAATCTCTTTACCACGGGAAGCCTGTTTGCCGGCTTTTACGGTATGGTCGCCACCATGAACGGCGATTTCAAGACCGCCGCGCTCTGGATTCTTGTCTCCTCCATCTTTGATGGCCTTGACGGCAAGGTTGCGCGGCTTACCGGCACCTCCAGCAAGTTCGGGGTCGAATACGACTCGCTCGCGGATGTGGTATCCTTCTGTGTCGCTCCGGCACTCCTCACATACAAGTGGGCGCTCCAACCCTTTGGCCGCTTGGGGTGGCTTGCGGCGTTTCTCTTTGTCGCCTGCGGGGCGCTCAGGTTGGCCCGCTTTAACGTTCAGGTCAACACGGTGGAGAGCAAGCGTTTCGTGGGACTACCGACCCCTGCGGCTGCGAGTATGGTGTCGGCCATGGTGCTTCTTTTCTACCACTTCGGCTGGCCCAGTTCTTACAAGAAACTGGCGATCCTGGTCCTCATTTATCTTCTCGCCTTTCTCATGGTTTCCAACTTCCGGTACTACTCCTTCAAGGATCCTGAGTTGATCAAGCGCCAGCCCTTTGCCTTTCTCGTGCTTGCGGTGCTTCTCCTGGTGGTTATTGCGGCAGAACCGGTCGTCATGCTCTTTCTGATTTTCATTTGCTACACGTTTTCGGGGATTGTCGGTTTCTTGATGACCTGGCCACGGCGGCGCAGACTCGAGAAGGCGATCCATAACAAACACACCAAGGAAGAGCCCTGA